One window from the genome of Montipora foliosa isolate CH-2021 chromosome 5, ASM3666993v2, whole genome shotgun sequence encodes:
- the LOC138002408 gene encoding uncharacterized protein — translation MSRLVSGDPDIHLFEGEEDHLVPIHCIESYDSLLFYYTGLMICHSVLHEGYPLVGLSEAVVAYIMTGSIDEAVQYLSLQDIPDLQVREVLEKVRSAETSDELNHLNGQESVLNTLVTAGFVNKLLTKENKDVACEKVMVHFALMNRKMEMDDIRRGLEIIQLASTMEKNRHLWCQVFPRMNDVKVSPNVLATKVTLNSSVGKMDESQKQDKTRSGLCCETLQLTL, via the exons ATGTCTCGTTTGGTGTCTGGGGACCCAGATATCCATCTCTTTGAGGGTGAAGAGGACCATCTTGTGCCCATACACTGTATTGAATCTTAtgattctttgttgttttactACACTGGTCTGATGATCTGCCATTCTGTGCTGCATGAAGGGTATCCTCTGGTGGGCTTGTCTGAGGCAGTGGTGGCATACATCATGACAGGTTCCATTGATGAGGCTGTGCAGTATCTCTCTCTTCAAGACATACCAGATTTACAAGTTAGAGAGGTTCTTGAAAAA GTGAGAAGCGCAGAGACAAGCGATGAGCTAAACCATCTAAATGGGCAAGAATCTGTCCTTAATACTCTTGTAACTGCCGGTTTTGTGAACAAGCTCCTCACTAAAGAGAACAAAGATGTTGCCTGTGAAAAAGTCATGGTACACTTTGCTCTGATGAATCGGAAAATGGAAATGGATGACATCAGAAGGGGGTTGGAGATCATACAACTAGCATCGACAATGGAAAAGAATAGACACCTTTGGTGCCAGGTATTCCCCAGAATGAATGATGTTAAAGTTTCACCTAATGTGCTAGCAACCAAAGTTACCCTGAATTCAAGTGTTGGAAAGATGGATGAAAGTCAaaaacaagacaagacaagatcGGGCCTTTGCTGCGAAACTTTGCAATTAActttgtga
- the LOC138002407 gene encoding uncharacterized protein: MLGQLENPVHYKKLDFDPSANYANTILECSNKWLQKGQIDQNIANWVVNNKAKPGKAFGTIKTHKEGNPLRLITSCRGTAIENLSAFTEFYLKPLAQKLPSFVKYTTHLLQKIEDLNKTGPFPEGTLLVSWDVVSMFPNIDNNLGIKAVTNALNSREFQIPSTECIVEVVKICLEHNNSHFQDQQFLQTHGTAMGPKNACSYADLAMGIIDQKAKSGETKPKLWWRYRDDIFDLWTQGTTKLKDFTEFINSLYPTIYHGIIRNFTQCFGSHPPFS, translated from the coding sequence ATGCTTGGCCAATTGGAAAACCCAGTCCACTATAAAAAACTTGATTTCGATCCTAGTGCCAACTATGCTAATACCATTTTAGAGTGCAGTAACAAATGGCTACAGAAAGGGCAAATCGACCAAAATATTGCTAATTGGGTTGTTAATAACAAAGCCAAACCGGGCAAAGCCTTTGGGACTATAAAGACGCACAAGGAAGGGAACCCGCTTAGGTTAATTACTTCTTGTCGTGGGACAGCAATTGAAAACCTTTCTGCATTTACCGAATTTTATCTCAAGCCATTAGCCCAAAAACTGCCTTCATTTGTCAAATATACTACCcacttactgcaaaaaattgaAGATCTCAACAAGACTGGACCATTCCCCGAAGGTACCCTTCTTGTTTCCTGGGACGTTGTGTCAATGTTCCCCAATATTGACAACAATCTGGGAATAAAAGCTGTCACAAATGCTCTTAATTCACGAGAATTCCAAATTCCGTCAACTGAATGTATCGTTGAAGTTGTGAAGATCTGCTTAGAGCACAACAATTCCCACTTTCAGGatcaacaatttttgcaaaCTCATGGCACCGCAATGGGCCCTAAGAACGCGTGTAGTTACGCTGATTTGGCAATGGGAATTATCGATCAAAAGGCCAAATCTGGGGAGACCAAACCTAAATTATGGTGGAGATATCGAGACGACATTTTCGATCTTTGGACCCAGGGTACCACCAAGCTGAAGGATTTTACCGAATTCATTAATTCATTGTACCCCACCATTTACCATGGTATCATCCGAAATTTCACTCAATGTTTTGGATCTCACCCTCCTTTTAGTTGA